The following are encoded together in the Triticum dicoccoides isolate Atlit2015 ecotype Zavitan chromosome 6B, WEW_v2.0, whole genome shotgun sequence genome:
- the LOC119326028 gene encoding endoglucanase 6-like, whose translation MGLSSVLLLALLLLPAVASAGHHDYGDALHKSILFFEGQRSGRLPPDQRLRWRRDSGLHDGAAAGVDLTGGYYDAGDNVKFGFPMAFTATLMSWGLIDFGRSFGPHKEEARKAVRWATDYFMKATAKPNTVYVQVGDAFKDHSCWERPEDMDTPRTVYKVDPSHPGSDVAAETAAALAAGSIVFRDADPVYSQRLLDRAMAVFKFADRYRGAYSSSLHAAVCPCYCDFDGYQDELLWAAAWLHKASRKRVYRQYIKKNEVVLGASDSINEFGWDNKHAGINVLISKEVLMGKDEYFQSFRANANNFMCTLLPGISDHPQIQYSPGGLLFKVGGSNMQHVTSLSFLILAYSNYLSHAGAHVSCGAGRSAPPTKLRQVAKRQVDYILGDNPLRMSYMVGYGPRFPRRIHHRGSSIPSVAAHPARIGCKAGAAYYASAAPNPNLLVGAVVGGPSDATDAFPDARAVFQQSEPTTYINAPLMGLLAYFSAHPNPAEWADD comes from the exons ATGGGGCTGTCGTCTGTGCTTCTGCTGGCGCTGCTGCTCTtgccggcggtggcgtcggccgggCACCACGACTACGGCGACGCCCTCCACAAGAGCATTCTCTTCTTCGAGGGGCAGCGCTCCGGCAGGCTTCCACCCGACCAGCGCCTCCGCTGGCGCCGCGACTCCGGCCTCcacgacggcgccgccgccggc GTGGACCTGACGGGAGGGTACTACGACGCCGGCGACAACGTGAAGTTCGGGTTCCCGATGGCGTTCACGGCGACGCTCATGTCGTGGGGGCTGATCGACTTCGGCCGCAGCTTCGGGCCGCACAAGGAGGAGGCGAGGAAGGCGGTGCGGTGGGCGACGGACTACTTCATGAAGGCCACGGCCAAGCCCAACACGGTGTACGTGCAGGTGGGCGACGCCTTCAAGGACCACTCCTGCTGGGAGCGGCCCGAGGACATGGACACCCCGCGCACCGTTTACAAGGTCGACCCCTCCCACCCAGGCTCCGACGTCGCCGCCgagaccgccgccgccctcgccgccggctCCATCGTCTTCCGCGACGCCGACCCCGTCTACTCCCAGCGCCTCCTCGACCGTGCCATGGCC GTGTTCAAGTTCGCGGACAGGTACCGGGGCGCCTACAGCAGCAGCCTCCACGCGGCGGTGTGCCCCTGCTACTGCGACTTCGACGGGTACCAGGACGAGCTGCTGTGGGCGGCGGCGTGGCTGCACAAGGCGTCGCGCAAGAGGGTGTACCGGCAGTACATCAAGAAGAACGAGGTGGTGCTCGGCGCCAGCGACTCCATCAACGAGTTCGGCTGGGACAACAAGCACGCCGGCATCAACGTCCTCATCTCCAAG GAGGTTCTAATGGGGAAGGACGAGTACTTCCAGTCCTTCCGCGCCAACGCCAACAACTTCATGTGCACCCTCCTCCCCGGCATCTCCGACCACCCCCAGATCCAGTACTCCCCAG GCGGGCTGCTGTTCAAGGTCGGGGGCAGCAACATGCAGCACGTGACGTCGCTCTCCTTCCTCATCCTGGCCTACTCCAACTACCTGAGCCACGCGGGCGCGCACGTCTCCTGCGGCGCCGGCAGGTCTGCGCCGCCGACGaagctccggcaggtggccaagcggCAGGTGGACTACATCCTCGGGGACAACCCGCTGCGCATGTCCTACATGGTCGGCTACGGGCCGCGGTTCCCGCGCCGGATCCACCACCGCGGCAGCTCCATCCCGTCCGTGGCGGCGCACCCGGCGAGGATCGGGTGCAAGGCCGGCGCCGCCTACTACGCCAGCGCGGCGCCTAACCCGAACCTGCTGGTGGGCGCCGTCGTCGGCGGGCCCAGCGACGCCACCGACGCCTTCCCCGACGCGCGCGCCGTGTTCCAGCAGTCCGAGCCCACCACGTACATCAACGCGCCGCTCATGGGCCTCCTCGCCTACTTCTCCGCCCACCCCAACCCCGCCGAGTGGGCCGACGACTAA